The proteins below are encoded in one region of Polyodon spathula isolate WHYD16114869_AA unplaced genomic scaffold, ASM1765450v1 scaffolds_1731, whole genome shotgun sequence:
- the LOC121310108 gene encoding transmembrane protein 151B-like: MQGVTVTGEAPMLSQPGREEQRRVEQSLSGSLCRESHWKCLILSLLMYGCFAALGWCGLSRVPASAYPDGVPSLSLDSPCSSGYIYIPLAFLGMLYVVYLVECWNCYSKSSGLQRAEISGVYDRVQRMQQSTPCIWWKAISYHYIRRTRQVTRYRNGDAYTTTQVYHERVNTHASSAEFDYSQHGVKDVSKELLGLSDYPATRLRFTKCFSFADSEAETAYLTQRARFFSDNEGLDDYMEAREGMHLKNVDFKEHMIAFPDPLRPPWYARRGVFWAASLLALSWPLRVVADYRTAFVHYHVEKLFGLDRGVLTPEEAGYPGGRIPRVNTVDLTEVEWHIRSNQQVVPSYSEALLMDGTVASAGYPAYMQSCQRCRRSVSSSSLPPRAPSRLPFSRSRFSLGRLQPSRRACVFRSFSGQLDESSPSDGTPEDQLPLPPPYQDALYFPVLIVHGDESCHRDPTPPPQWDPSLL, from the coding sequence CAGTCCCTGAGCGGCTCCCTGTGCCGCGAGTCCCACTGGAAGTGCCTGATCCTGTCCCTGCTCATGTACGGCTGCTTTGCGGCTCTGGGCTGGTGCGGGCTGTCCCGGGTCCCGGCCTCGGCTTACCCTGACGGGGTCCCTTCGCTCTCCCTCGACAGCCCCTGCTCCAGCGGCTACATCTACATCCCCCTGGCCTTCCTCGGCATGCTCTACGTGGTCTACCTGGTGGAGTGCTGGAACTGCTACTCCAAGAGCTCCGGGCTGCAGCGGGCGGAGATCAGCGGGGTGTACGACAGGGTCCAGCGCATGCAGCAGTCCACGCCCTGCATCTGGTGGAAGGCAATCAGCTACCACTACATCAGGAGGACCCGGCAGGTGACACGCTACCGCAACGGGGACGCCTACACCACCACGCAGGTCTACCACGAGCGCGTCAACACCCACGCCTCCAGCGCTGAGTTCGACTACTCCCAGCACGGGGTGAAGGACGTCTCCAAAGAGCTGCTGGGCCTGTCCGACTACCCTGCCACCCGCCTCCGATTCACCAAGTGCTTCAGCTTCGCCGACTCGGAGGCAGAGACGGCGTACCTGACCCAGCGGGCGCGCTTCTTCAGCGACAACGAAGGGCTGGACGACTACATGGAGGCGCGGGAGGGGATGCATTTGAAGAACGTGGATTTCAAAGAGCACATGATCGCTTTTCCGGACCCTCTCCGGCCGCCCTGGTACGCCCGGCGGGGGGTCTTCTGGGCGGCCTCCCTCCTCGCCCTGTCCTGGCCGCTCAGGGTCGTCGCCGACTACCGCACCGCCTTCGTGCACTACCACGTGGAGAAGCTGTTTGGGCTGGACCGCGGGGTCCTGACCCCGGAGGAGGCGGGCTATCCCGGGGGCAGGATTCCCCGAGTCAACACGGTCGACCTGACCGAGGTGGAGTGGCACATTCGCTCCAACCAGCAGGTGGTGCCCAGTTATTCGGAGGCTCTCCTGATGGACGGGACGGTGGCCAGCGCAGGGTACCCGGCCTACATGCAGAGCTGCCAGCGGTGCAGGCGGTCCGTCAGCAGCTCCTCGCTCCCGCCCCGGGCCCCGTCCCGCCTCCCGTTCAGCAGGAGCCGCTTCTCCCTGGGCAGGCTCCAGCCCTCCCGCCGGGCCTGCGTGTTCCGCAGCTTCAGCGGCCAGCTGGACGAGAGCAGCCCGTCGGACGGGACCCCCGAGGACCAGCTGCCCCTGCCCCCCCCCTACCAGGATGCCCTGTACTTCCCAGTGCTGATCGTGCACGGCGATGAGAGCTGTCACCGAGACCCGACCCCCCCTCCGCAATGGGACCCCTCCCTGCTGTGA
- the LOC121310111 gene encoding transmembrane protein 179B-like isoform X1, whose amino-acid sequence MAQWLLVAELTCVRCVFFICGIITVSSLTITQGEFAGRCMLYGTVHYNASSSEFCVESSSNASLCYFVSAISILIAIYCFSVVLYWVYARCVDEVQRGSVWMTLSLCIAVTFLFFLLVSGCILNIGLNGLCQSITAAKDLKSCQAAQLEKWSAPNKSSLFYTSLHNAQVSAWVNFFFWVVALILLIVQRKRGTWFTQLSGTGDPETDPIFHRPHCLLSFRTCLSRASKAIFVSSSPVTALFISAMSSSACTYLSRSSRLSRRSSAIASRVSSFCCRQRFLSVSASDNSVSTLRTTDSTWSLDIATPWGAINKINWGGGGWVLQWLKKRGSRPQEVQNPFCAGPRASHFTS is encoded by the exons ATGGCGCAGTGGCTGCTCGTTGCGGAGCTGACATGCGTACGCTGCGTGTTTTTCATCTGCGGGATCATCACCGTATCCTCGTTAACAATAACGCAG GGGGAGTTCGCCGGTCGCTGCATGCTGTACGGGACCGTCCACTACAATGCATCCTCCAGTGAGTTCTGCGTGGAGTCTTCCAGCAACGCCTCCCTCTGCTACTTCGTCTCTGCCATCTCCATCCTGATCGCCATCTACTGCTTCTCCGTGGTGCTGTACTGGGTCTACGCCCGCTGCGTTGATGAGGTTCAACG GGGCTCCGTGTGGATGACACTCTCTCTCTGCATCGCTGTCACATTCCTGTTCTTCCTGCTCGTCTCCGGCTGTATCCTGAACATTGGACTGAACGGGCTCTGTCAGTCCATCACTGCGGCCAAGGATTTAAAGAG TTGCCAGGCTGCTCAGCTGGAGAAGTGGAGCGCACCTAACAAGTCCTCTCTGTTTTACACCAGCCTTCACAACGCACAG GTCTCTGCCTGGGTGAATTTCTTCTTCTGGGTCGTGGCTCTGATTCTGCTGATCGTCCAGAGGAAGCGAGGGACATGGTTCACACAGCTGAGCGGCACAGGGGACCCTGAGACTGACCCCATCTTCCACAGACCCca CTGCTTGCTGAGTTTCCGGACCTGCCTCTCCCGCGCCTCGAAGGCGATCTTCGTGTCCAGCAGCCCGGTCACGGCTCTCTTCATCTCGGCCATGTCGAGCTCCGCTTGCACGTACTTGTCCCGGAGCTCCCGGTTGTCTCGGCGCAGCTCCGCGATCGCCAGCCGGGTCTCCTCGTTCTGCTGCCGGCAGCGGTTCTTGAGCGTCTCCGCCTCGGACAACAGCGTCTCCACGCTGCGCACCACCGACTCGACCTGGTCTCTAGACATCGCCACACCCTGGGGggcaattaacaaaataaactgggggggggggggctgggtgctccagtggttgaagaaaagggGTTCCCGACCCCAGGAGGTTCAAAACCCGTTCTGTGCGGGACCCAGAGCGAGCCACTTCACCTCCTAA
- the LOC121310111 gene encoding transmembrane protein 179B-like isoform X2, with protein sequence MAQWLLVAELTCVRCVFFICGIITVSSLTITQGEFAGRCMLYGTVHYNASSSEFCVESSSNASLCYFVSAISILIAIYCFSVVLYWVYARCVDEVQRGSVWMTLSLCIAVTFLFFLLVSGCILNIGLNGLCQSITAAKDLKSCQAAQLEKWSAPNKSSLFYTSLHNAQVSAWVNFFFWVVALILLIVQRKRGTWFTQLSGTGDPETDPIFHRPHSIKASSVRLSQLLAEFPDLPLPRLEGDLRVQQPGHGSLHLGHVELRLHVLVPELPVVSAQLRDRQPGLLVLLPAAVLERLRLGQQRLHAAHHRLDLVSRHRHTLGGN encoded by the exons ATGGCGCAGTGGCTGCTCGTTGCGGAGCTGACATGCGTACGCTGCGTGTTTTTCATCTGCGGGATCATCACCGTATCCTCGTTAACAATAACGCAG GGGGAGTTCGCCGGTCGCTGCATGCTGTACGGGACCGTCCACTACAATGCATCCTCCAGTGAGTTCTGCGTGGAGTCTTCCAGCAACGCCTCCCTCTGCTACTTCGTCTCTGCCATCTCCATCCTGATCGCCATCTACTGCTTCTCCGTGGTGCTGTACTGGGTCTACGCCCGCTGCGTTGATGAGGTTCAACG GGGCTCCGTGTGGATGACACTCTCTCTCTGCATCGCTGTCACATTCCTGTTCTTCCTGCTCGTCTCCGGCTGTATCCTGAACATTGGACTGAACGGGCTCTGTCAGTCCATCACTGCGGCCAAGGATTTAAAGAG TTGCCAGGCTGCTCAGCTGGAGAAGTGGAGCGCACCTAACAAGTCCTCTCTGTTTTACACCAGCCTTCACAACGCACAG GTCTCTGCCTGGGTGAATTTCTTCTTCTGGGTCGTGGCTCTGATTCTGCTGATCGTCCAGAGGAAGCGAGGGACATGGTTCACACAGCTGAGCGGCACAGGGGACCCTGAGACTGACCCCATCTTCCACAGACCCca CTCTATCAAGGCCAGTTCTGTCCGCCTCTCACAGCTGCTTGCTGAGTTTCCGGACCTGCCTCTCCCGCGCCTCGAAGGCGATCTTCGTGTCCAGCAGCCCGGTCACGGCTCTCTTCATCTCGGCCATGTCGAGCTCCGCTTGCACGTACTTGTCCCGGAGCTCCCGGTTGTCTCGGCGCAGCTCCGCGATCGCCAGCCGGGTCTCCTCGTTCTGCTGCCGGCAGCGGTTCTTGAGCGTCTCCGCCTCGGACAACAGCGTCTCCACGCTGCGCACCACCGACTCGACCTGGTCTCTAGACATCGCCACACCCTGGGGggcaattaa